A stretch of DNA from Dioscorea cayenensis subsp. rotundata cultivar TDr96_F1 chromosome 4, TDr96_F1_v2_PseudoChromosome.rev07_lg8_w22 25.fasta, whole genome shotgun sequence:
GTTTATAATAATTGTATAGCatagtttgatatatatatatatatatatacacaagttTAGGTCATCTACAAACGCATGACTTAAAACTAGAGATGTTTGTTTATAGCCATTGGATGATGATCCAGAggttattgtttatataaaatgtagatttattatatataatattgtgcAACATTGTATGACGTTGTTTAATACTGTTTATAGATCGTAGTTATTGGATAATAATCCAACAATTATTGTGAAtgttcttatattttaaatctagggacgtcataattaaaaaaaaataaagacgtTCTAATCTTTGCCTCTCATTAATCCTATGTCATCTGCAAAATTCTAATGTGCCTGCAATTTTGATTTGCTTTATTAAAGAACAAACACACCAAATGGCAAACAATTTTGATTTGCTTTATAAACTTGCATCTCTTTTACCTCAAGAAAAGTTAACACTCTGATGCACTCATAAACACTATTTATgtttcaaataaacaagaaaaacagaaaGAGATTCCAAGATTCTCAAATTTATTCTGGCAATAACAGCCACATCAAACAGgaaacaagcaaacaaaaataaataataattataataacaatagcCAAAACAAGCACAAACACATATACCACATAACATTCCTTAACCTCAATTAGAAAAATTACCAGGATTATCAGCATTAATAAAACGGCAATTCCTCCTAATCTCACCCTTGTCCCCAGTCAACACACCCAAACTTGCCATCCTATCAATAGCCAATGAAAAAGACAACTTAAAATCCTGAAACCCATTTGCAAACTCAtaagcaatacggaaaccatCTGTGGAGCTGAGGAAACTCTGGTCAATGCCCAGCACTGCATTGTGATCCAACACTCTCTGGTAGTAAGAGTTTGTGAAGCTGTAGTTGCTGTTGGTTTCTGGGTTAAGGAACACAACTGGATCTTGCACTTGGCCAGGCTTGGTAGTTCTTGGACatgattttcttaattgattCAGCAATGTGGAGTTCATTGATGGGTCtggtttttttgtgtttttgaagTTGTATAGCCTGTCTACAATGTATCTGCAGTGTGTCACACCAGTTGTGTGTGCTCCTGTTCATtcattcacatatatatatatatatatatatatgtatatattaggCCGCGTCATTTGGGAATGTTTCTTGATTTTAAATCTATGGATGTTGCACAGTAAACTGCTGTTAAATTTGCATCTAATTATCACTGTCCATTTATGCATAGTATCAAACAGTAGTTAACAATCCCTACCATCTCCGAGCAATATTGGACCATAGTAATTAATAGTAATTTTGTACATCATCTTTACAAATAACAACTGTTAAATTGTTATCGAACAACTGCTATTGAACATCCCTAGATTTTAAAAAGCTAAGTGCGTccaacatatattatatatagagataCCGGAAATCTAAGGGcatccctagatttcaaaaTCTAAGGACATTCACAATAGCTGTCGGATGGTAATCATAAATAGTTCAAAAACATGCTCTACAGTGCCATACATTAATCATGAGCATAGATAGCTATATAACAAACAGCCGTTGGATAATAATCCAACGGCTGTAATTAAATGTCCTTAGAGAACAATAATATAGGGACATAACTAGATTACCAtgtcccatatatatatatatatatatggagcgCAAGTATGGGAAAATGGATGAGAAGTATGAaatgaaaaatgagaataattaatgtagaattaaaaaagaaaaagaatgggaaataataattatagggatacctaagagtgtgCCAAGGTCAAGCACATCAAGGCCTTTGAGCTTGAAATAAGCAAGAGCCTTGTTCCATGAAATTGAGGGTGGTGGTAGATCCACTGTTGATGCATTAGACTTCATTCCATCTTTCCTCCCTGTGTACACTGGGTACTTTGGTGCTCCTGCCTGCATCcattccaaataataataataataataataataataataataataattgtcaaATACATTAGGATACTATGAATTATATGTTTGTATCATATCAgactattttttacattaaatcaTCACTTTATATACCATTAGagctattgttttcttttctctgctactactgctactactactactactaatggCAGTAATAAAGATTAATTATTACACATGGTAAAATTTTCTATGCAGTAGAAATTAAAGCATGGTCTTgtctaaaaagaaaatgcaagatgaaacaatgattgtaaGATGAATGGTTCTATATgcatttttattatcaaattgCAAGCAAAGATTTGAGTTCACTagttcattattaaaaaaaatcataaacaaagaaaaactatatatatatatatatatatttatgtaccAGAGCAGCAGCTTCTTTTGTGGCTAGTTGCAAGATATCAGCACATGAAACAATACCAGGACACTTATCctccaaaattttctttatccTATCAATAACAGCAAAACCTCTCAACCCGGAATTTTGCGGTGCTGTTTTCTCCGATCCCTTCCCATCCAGCAAAATAGAAGCATCGCAACCCTGTATATTACATCGcaaaacttatatattcaaatctatatttattcaaaacagatactaccattaaaaaaaagaaaagaaaagaagataaaagatCACCGTCACTAAACAATCAGAGTAGGCAAGGCGGAGAAGAGCGGGTGTGATACTGTGATCAAGATCCCACATCTTCTTTACCTCAAGCTTAACCAAATACTCGGCACTCTTGCAAGTGGTGTTCTTTTCATAATAATGTATCATCAAGCCATTTATCGGCACCGATATCCCTGCATCGACAACTACTAGAGTTGCCAAAAtgctcaacaacaacaacaacatcaacagcCCAAAACTTCCTTTTCTGAAGTTACTCATCCTGATAAACTAAGAAATTTACAATGCATGCAAGTGTTCAATCAAATTAGTATGGAAAAcaagccaatatatatataaagagaacaAATTAATGCATGATTATATTCATAGAACTTGGTGTCAATTAGCAATGTTGCTGAGAAGGCAAGTTGTTAGCACTTCAATGAAGGCGAATGCGGCGGCTGAGGACTGTTTCATGTGATCTGTCTTAAATTCTAGTTCTTTCAATTTTGAAGTATGTAAATAACATTTCTGAAACAACttgcatgaaatttttttttctgtattcTAATCAAGTAAAGGAAGCAAAGTTCTCTGGATTGGTAACCCaattgataataaaatattatgaattattttattcataCTTCAAGCTTCTCTACTCTGTCAAGCAAGAACTCTcactaacaatatatatatatatatatatatatgtgtatatatagttAAGAGGAAatgagtaatttatttattcctttatatatatatataagcaaatgGAATACTAATTTAAAACAGTTAAGTACTATAACAACTTGATTTATTGATTAAGAATTCATGAAGTATATGATACTATGAAGGAGTTATAATCAATGTAGAGTATGATAGACAGAATGAAACATTATTATTCAGTGCTGAACtttaagaataagaaaaagagattatattaaacattcaCATGATCAACATGCACATTAAACTGAATTAAAAAAGCAAGCTATCAGAAGGCAAattattaaatgattaaaagCACTAGAACCCATAAAATTTGGGTCAttattcatttcaatttttaaagtagctatatatatatatatatatattgcttcgGAACTATTCAAACTTATTTATTCTGATTTATTTGTCCAATGTGAATACTTATGTGGCTAAGCAAGTGACACATTTCCATGGATGGCTTCACATAGACTGGATGGATCAAGATGAcagtcaaataaaataaaataaaaacattaggTGAAATAGAAATATTAGATACATTgaacattttaattataaaaaatataatggtaTTACAATTTACAACCTAATGACATAAGATTTTCATTTCATATCATCATAGTGTAGTTTAATCATCAAAGATTTGTAGGAAA
This window harbors:
- the LOC120258357 gene encoding probable peroxidase 61, which translates into the protein MSNFRKGSFGLLMLLLLLSILATLVVVDAGISVPINGLMIHYYEKNTTCKSAEYLVKLEVKKMWDLDHSITPALLRLAYSDCLVTGCDASILLDGKGSEKTAPQNSGLRGFAVIDRIKKILEDKCPGIVSCADILQLATKEAAALAGAPKYPVYTGRKDGMKSNASTVDLPPPSISWNKALAYFKLKGLDVLDLGTLLGAHTTGVTHCRYIVDRLYNFKNTKKPDPSMNSTLLNQLRKSCPRTTKPGQVQDPVVFLNPETNSNYSFTNSYYQRVLDHNAVLGIDQSFLSSTDGFRIAYEFANGFQDFKLSFSLAIDRMASLGVLTGDKGEIRRNCRFINADNPGNFSN